In Corylus avellana chromosome ca2, CavTom2PMs-1.0, the following proteins share a genomic window:
- the LOC132169810 gene encoding zinc finger BED domain-containing protein RICESLEEPER 1-like, translated as MAIDLTVMVLMDMALEYWASSSNEHVNLVSPTVVESRDGAGPGDGDGDGAAGEGKSSTTSTLSRHLTACVKFVELNSLRKQKTLSFEPSDDNDGLGTLTNFTFNEKKVRELAAHMTSSQRVSYMVVTCHFVDSNWLLQKRILNFCNVPPPYSGVVIAEALRNNFIEWGILDKVLTIIVDNASANAAAIDILRDNFELRGSFPIGGLMFHVRCSAHITNLLVQAGLSEIGDIIDSIRQGIKYIVASESRLNVFSDIAKHLELGCNKIILDVPTRWNNTYLMLKTAIRFKKVFPRYHRVEQAFLSDYTTSNLFLPEVWRMKEIVDIKAADTNEYMRLMSAKMSDKFDKYWGESNMVMALAAVLDPRYKMKLIRFCFPIIYPLDIHGDNIKAMLSTLKELFEVYVAAHNASIIQQQAVAEVSAATTTIASIIEVVSGGRSRFRQHVISNDIIRPIKTDLDVYLKEDVFIFDSENGEDSDANFDALGWWKSNALKYRILSKMARDMLLYGSDWVRALHGIKKKSRIPKMVVEVELPNFP; from the exons ATGGCTATTGATCTGACGGTGATGGTCCTAATGGATATGGCACTTGAGTATTGGGCTTCCAGTTCCA ATGAACATGTTAATCTGGTTTCTCCTACTGTTGTTGAATCTAGGGATGGAGCTGGTcctggggatggggatggggatggggctGCGGGTGAAG GGAAATCTAGTACTACCTCCACCCTTAGTAGGCATCTAACTGCTTGTGTGAAGTTTGTGGAGTTGAATAGCCTTAGGAAGCAAAAGACTTTGTCTTTTGAACCTAGTGATGACAATGATGGTTTAGGGACCTTGACAAACTTTACTTTCAATGAGAAGAAAGTTAGAGAACTTGCTGCCCATATG ACCTCCTCCCAAAGGGTTTCATATATGGTGGTTACTTGCCATTTTGTGGATTCTAATTGGCTACTCCAAAagaggattttaaatttttgtaatgtaccTCCTCCATATTCGGGTGTTGTTATTGCTGAAGCCTTaagaaacaattttattgaatgGGGCATTTTGGATAAAGTACTTACAATAATTGTTGATAATGCAAGTGCTAATGCTGCTGCCATTGACATTTTGAGAGATAATTTTGAGTTGAGGGGTAGTTTTCCTATTGGGGGGCTTATGTTTCATGTTAGGTGCAGTGCTCATATTACCAATTTGTTGGTGCAAGCAGGGCTTTCAGAAATAGGGGACATAATAGATTCTATTAGGCAGGGGATTAAGTATATAGTGGCTTCTGAGAGCCGGTTGAATGTATTTAGTGATATAGCAAAGCATTTGGAATTGGGttgtaataaaattattttagatgTTCCTACCCGATGGAATAACACCTATTTGATGTTGAAGACTGCAATTAGGTTCAAGAAAGTGTTTCCTAGATACCATAGAGTAGAGCAGGCTTTTTT AAGTGACTACACTACATCAAATCTGTTTCTACCTGAGGTGtggagaatgaaagaaattgtgGATATTAAGGCTGCTGATACGAATGAATATATGAGATTAATGTCAGCTAAGATGAGtgataaatttgataagtattggggtgaATCTAATATGGTGATGGCCTTAGCTGCTGTGTTGGATCCTAGATATAAAATGAAGTTGATTAGGTTCTGTTTTCCTATCATTTATCCACTTGATATTCATGGTGATAACATAAAGGCTATGTTGAGTACTTTGAAAGAGTTGTTTGAGGTTTATGTTGCTGCCCATAATGCATCTATCATTCAACAACAAGCAGTTGCTGAAGTCAGTGCTGCTACTACTACAATTGCCTCTATTATAGAGGTAGTTTCTGGTGGCAGATCACGGTTTAGGCAACATGTTATAAGCAATGACATCATCCGGCCCATAAAAACTGATTTGGATGTTTATCTTAAAGAAGATGTATTCATTTTTGATAGTGAGAATGGTGAAGATAGTGATGCAAACTTTGACGCTTTGGGATGGTGGAAATCTAATGCCTTAAAGTACCGCATCTTATCTAAGATGGCACGGGAT ATGCTCCTATATGGTTCAGATTGGGTTAGAGCACTTCATGGCATTAAGAAAAAATCTCGAATACCT aaaATGGTGGTGGAAGTGGAATTGCCAAATTTTCCGTGA